From the genome of Adhaeribacter pallidiroseus:
GGAAATATAACGCCCGCATGGAAGCAAAAGACGGCAGTTTTGGTTTCGACTTTGAAGCTACTTATAACGAAGTAATGGACCAGAAGAAGTTGACCTTCACCATGGCTGACGGCAGACAAGTAACTTCTGATTTCGAAAACCTGGACGGTACCACTAAAATTACGACCACTTTCGATCCTGAAAATACCAACGATGTAGAAATGCAACGGTCTGGATGGCAGGCCATATTGGATAATTTTAAAAAATATACCGAAAACAATTAAAGGCTTTAGAAAACCACAACTGTGACCAGGGGGTATGCGTTCGTAGCAGTATCAAAACTCACAATATATTAAAGTTCAAAGCATTGCAATTTTAAGCTAAGCTGATTGACTTTTATTGCTTCTACGAATGCATAGCCCCTTTTAGCGGTATTTGGAACAGTATAAAAGAATAACACTACTGCTACAGCCCGCTTGAAAATGCGGTAAGCTTTCAAAATTTAAAAGGTAGAATTAAATATGAAAAGCAGGGCAAAACAACAATTTTTTAAAATTTTGTTATGTTCCCGATGCATTTGCTACTAGCCTAGCCCTATTATAATAAAAGCTTTGTACTTAGGAGGCCGATAAAACTTTCGATTCTTTTTCCTCTAGTTTAGAAGTAGCCTGTTCGATGTTGCCCACCAGAAACAAATAGGAACAAGCACCAATTAAACCCAAGGCCCCGATAAAAACCAGGGCGGGTTTAAAGTCACCGTCTTTGGCCAGGTAACCAATTACAATAGGAACAATAATGGAGGCTAGGTTGCCCATAAAGTTAAAAACCCCGCCGGTTAAACCAATTAAATGCTTCGGCGACAAAATAGACACGAACACCCAGGAAATTAAGGCCATGCCAGCCCCAAAAAAGGCTAGCGCCATAAAAAATATGATAGCCGCCGTTTCGGTGCTATAATTAGCTCCCACAATGCTAGCCGAAACAATTAAACCAATTATAATGGGGGTTTTCCGGGCCATCGCCATAGATTTGCCTTGCCGGATTAAATAATCCGACACAAAGCCCGAC
Proteins encoded in this window:
- a CDS encoding SRPBCC family protein — protein: MEQTKIKIEATIAAETSKVWEYYTNPAHITQWNFATNDWLCPTAENDLKPGGKYNARMEAKDGSFGFDFEATYNEVMDQKKLTFTMADGRQVTSDFENLDGTTKITTTFDPENTNDVEMQRSGWQAILDNFKKYTENN